In Streptomyces qaidamensis, one DNA window encodes the following:
- a CDS encoding STAS domain-containing protein — MPWDEAGMPALTRDTGAMPLPQQASAHTRPGAAPSQYERHGAWVVVARGAYDMDSITPLAEALDAAVRAYPKVILDAAGITFADSTLLNLLILTHQGGTLRVVAPSPQLQRLCEITGVDSILETRDSVEDAAVS; from the coding sequence GTGCCCTGGGACGAGGCCGGCATGCCCGCGCTCACGCGTGACACCGGTGCCATGCCGCTGCCGCAGCAGGCTTCCGCGCATACCCGTCCGGGGGCTGCGCCGTCGCAGTACGAACGGCACGGGGCCTGGGTCGTCGTCGCCCGCGGCGCCTACGACATGGACTCGATCACGCCACTGGCGGAAGCGCTGGACGCCGCGGTCAGGGCGTACCCGAAGGTGATCCTGGACGCCGCCGGCATCACCTTCGCGGACTCGACGCTGCTGAACCTGCTGATCCTCACCCACCAGGGGGGCACCCTGCGCGTGGTCGCCCCGTCACCGCAGCTCCAACGGCTCTGCGAGATCACCGGAGTCGACAGCATCCTGGAGACACGGGATTCGGTCGAGGATGCCGCCGTCTCCTGA
- a CDS encoding helix-turn-helix transcriptional regulator, with the protein MVGVPQSHTGWTFITSHARVLAAIADNPNARIRDIAARCRLTERAVSRIISDLEQDGYLSHTRDGRTNNYRIEPDKVLRHPAEAGLSVASLLSLLVQDETDRIRKPVAR; encoded by the coding sequence ATGGTCGGAGTGCCCCAGTCCCACACCGGATGGACGTTCATCACCAGCCACGCGCGCGTTCTGGCAGCCATTGCCGACAATCCGAACGCCCGCATCCGCGACATCGCCGCCCGCTGCCGGCTCACGGAGCGTGCCGTGTCGCGGATCATCTCCGATCTGGAGCAGGACGGTTACCTGTCCCACACCCGGGACGGGCGCACGAACAACTACCGCATCGAGCCGGACAAGGTGCTGCGCCACCCGGCCGAAGCGGGCCTGTCGGTGGCTTCCCTGCTCTCCCTGCTCGTCCAGGACGAGACGGACCGCATCAGGAAACCGGTCGCCCGGTAG
- a CDS encoding PP2C family protein-serine/threonine phosphatase encodes MISSARLWRRRPAYSGRWEAARLSPLVLTVLIAGLAFSTPREIAFSRLLPAAPALAAAMWPVLPTVALGAFCFLLMIVLSFFHTDLGTQYTSAAIIAVTLAAAYGSHVRHQREEMLFQVRLVADAAQKVLLRPLPRRIEGVEIESLYLAAQEQARIGGDFYEAIGTPYGVRLLIGDVRGKGLDAVGAASAVISCFREAAYDEPDLRGIVHRLETAVTRHSAAFPVQDQPEHFATALLAEIPHGGDRLRLLNCGHPPPLIEYCGIVRVLEPTIPSPPLNLAGLIGDRYWVDVVPFAPGEQLLLYTDGVSETRDHTGRFFPLPDWMRRQGTEYPRELLDRLHGDLLRHSGGRLGDDIAALALRRTTAQDRGVLGAGD; translated from the coding sequence GTGATCTCGTCTGCACGGCTGTGGCGCCGTCGCCCCGCCTACAGCGGCCGATGGGAAGCCGCCAGGCTGTCACCCCTGGTCCTGACCGTCCTCATCGCCGGCCTGGCGTTCTCCACACCCAGGGAGATCGCCTTCAGCCGCCTTCTGCCCGCCGCACCCGCCCTCGCGGCCGCGATGTGGCCCGTGCTCCCCACGGTGGCGCTGGGAGCGTTCTGCTTCCTGCTCATGATCGTCCTCAGCTTCTTCCACACCGATCTCGGGACGCAGTACACCTCGGCCGCGATCATCGCGGTCACCTTGGCGGCCGCATACGGCAGTCATGTCCGGCATCAGCGGGAGGAGATGCTCTTCCAGGTCCGCCTCGTCGCCGACGCGGCCCAGAAGGTGCTGCTACGCCCCCTGCCCCGCCGCATCGAGGGCGTCGAGATCGAATCGCTGTATCTGGCGGCCCAGGAACAGGCCAGGATCGGCGGCGACTTCTACGAGGCGATCGGCACCCCGTACGGGGTCCGGCTGCTCATAGGCGACGTCCGAGGCAAGGGCCTGGACGCGGTGGGGGCGGCCTCGGCGGTGATCAGCTGCTTCAGGGAGGCCGCCTATGACGAGCCCGACCTGCGGGGCATCGTCCACCGCCTGGAGACCGCCGTCACGCGCCACAGCGCCGCGTTTCCCGTCCAGGACCAGCCCGAGCACTTCGCCACTGCTCTCCTCGCCGAGATCCCGCACGGCGGCGACCGGCTGCGACTTCTCAACTGCGGGCATCCCCCGCCGCTGATCGAGTATTGCGGGATCGTCAGGGTCCTGGAGCCCACCATCCCCTCCCCGCCCCTGAACCTCGCAGGGCTCATCGGTGACCGCTACTGGGTCGACGTCGTCCCCTTCGCCCCGGGCGAGCAGTTGCTGCTCTACACGGATGGCGTATCCGAGACCCGGGATCACACCGGCCGGTTCTTCCCGTTGCCGGACTGGATGCGGCGGCAGGGCACGGAGTACCCCCGCGAGCTGCTCGACCGGCTGCACGGGGATCTGCTCCGGCACAGCGGCGGAAGGCTCGGCGACGACATCGCGGCCCTCGCGCTGAGGCGCACCACAGCGCAGGACAGGGGAGTCCTGGGCGCCGGGGACTGA
- a CDS encoding SpoIIE family protein phosphatase/ATP-binding protein, translating into MASLFARFQRLSVKRLISKSTRSVAGQVLVFQVALVVLLVACGVFALILQSERDTSAEARRRSTAVAQTFAHSPGVLAALRSPDPSKILQPLTEAARRAADVDFIVVMDTEGIRYTHPLPDRIGQRFVGEIGPSLAGMLYVESVDGPLGREVQATVPIKDAGNEVVGLVSAGMKVENVEGQLARQLPIILGAGAGALLLSVGVTALLGRRLRRQTHSLAPDEMTLMYEHHDTVLHSVREGVLIVAADGRLMLANDEARRLLELPMDIEGRLVPELPGLDPELKALLVSGREATDEVHLAGERLIAVNQRPTGRTGGPRETVVTLRDSTELQAVTGRAEVARERLRLLYDAGLHIGTTLDVLRTADELARVPIPRFADFVTVDLADAVLHGEEPAPTATDMRRAAVSGIVDDHPLTEQGRLFDYVPSTPHARGYGSGRSELVSDLPTATGWRVQDPERARAIIDHGIYSLITAPIQARGVVLGVAGFWRTRQHERFNEEDVSLAEELVARAAISIDNARRYTREHALAVTLQRSLLPQAMPEQNALDIAYRYLPAQSGVGGDWFDVIPMPGSRVALAVGDVVGHGLHAAATMGRLRTAVHNFSSLDLSPDELLSHLDDLVGTIDQNEAAQSAAGVVGATCLYGIYDPVTRRYVMARAGHLAPALVRPDGTVTFPDVPAGPPLGLGGMPFQTAELCLAEGTQLVLYTDGLIEDRRRDLDVGMGLLRDALTGHPGRAPEETCQAVLDRVLPERPKDDVALLVARTRQLPPDRVADWDVPPDPAAVAGMRDAVSRRLDSWGLSELGFAMELILSELITNAIRYGSGPIHVRLIHDRTLICEVADGSSTSPHLRYAASTDEGGRGLFLVSQMAERWGTRYTPQGKVIWAEQALP; encoded by the coding sequence ATGGCGAGTCTTTTCGCCCGTTTTCAACGCCTGTCGGTCAAGCGCCTGATCAGCAAGAGCACGCGGAGCGTGGCCGGGCAGGTGTTGGTTTTCCAGGTGGCCCTGGTGGTGCTGCTCGTGGCCTGCGGTGTCTTCGCCCTCATCCTGCAGTCGGAGCGGGACACCAGCGCCGAGGCAAGGCGCCGCTCGACGGCCGTGGCACAGACCTTCGCGCACTCACCGGGTGTCCTGGCGGCATTGCGGTCCCCCGACCCCAGCAAGATCCTCCAGCCGCTCACGGAAGCGGCACGCCGGGCCGCCGATGTCGACTTCATCGTGGTCATGGACACCGAGGGCATCCGGTACACGCACCCCTTGCCGGACCGCATCGGACAGCGGTTCGTGGGCGAGATCGGACCGTCGCTGGCGGGGATGCTCTACGTGGAGAGCGTCGACGGCCCGCTCGGTCGCGAGGTGCAGGCCACGGTGCCGATCAAGGACGCCGGCAACGAGGTCGTCGGGCTCGTCTCGGCCGGGATGAAGGTCGAGAACGTCGAGGGTCAGTTGGCCCGGCAACTACCGATCATCCTGGGCGCCGGGGCCGGAGCGCTCTTGTTGTCCGTCGGCGTGACCGCACTGCTGGGCCGGCGACTGCGGCGGCAGACACACAGCCTGGCCCCGGACGAGATGACCCTGATGTACGAGCACCACGACACCGTGCTCCACTCGGTTCGGGAAGGGGTGCTGATCGTGGCCGCCGACGGGCGGCTGATGCTGGCGAACGACGAGGCCAGACGACTGCTGGAGCTGCCCATGGACATCGAGGGGCGGCTCGTCCCGGAGCTGCCAGGCCTCGATCCCGAGCTGAAGGCGCTGCTCGTCTCCGGGCGCGAGGCCACCGACGAGGTGCACCTCGCGGGAGAGCGGCTGATCGCCGTCAACCAGCGTCCCACGGGTCGCACGGGCGGCCCCCGGGAAACGGTGGTGACCCTGCGCGACTCCACCGAGCTGCAGGCGGTGACGGGCAGGGCGGAGGTGGCCCGGGAGCGCCTCAGGCTGCTGTACGACGCCGGACTCCACATCGGTACCACCCTGGACGTGCTGCGCACCGCCGACGAACTGGCGCGGGTCCCCATTCCCCGCTTCGCGGACTTCGTCACCGTGGACCTGGCCGACGCCGTCCTGCACGGCGAGGAGCCGGCCCCCACGGCAACGGACATGCGACGCGCGGCCGTGTCCGGCATCGTGGACGACCATCCGCTCACCGAACAGGGCCGGCTGTTCGACTATGTTCCCTCCACGCCCCACGCGCGCGGCTACGGCAGCGGCCGCTCCGAGTTGGTGAGCGATCTGCCCACCGCCACGGGCTGGCGCGTGCAGGACCCGGAGCGGGCCAGGGCGATCATCGACCACGGCATCTACTCCCTGATCACCGCACCCATCCAGGCCCGTGGCGTCGTGCTGGGCGTGGCCGGCTTCTGGCGCACGCGACAGCACGAGCGCTTCAACGAGGAGGACGTGTCGCTGGCGGAGGAGCTGGTGGCCCGTGCCGCGATCAGCATCGACAATGCCCGCCGCTACACCCGCGAGCACGCCCTGGCGGTCACCCTCCAGCGCAGTCTGCTGCCGCAGGCCATGCCCGAGCAGAACGCCCTCGACATCGCCTACCGCTACCTCCCCGCCCAGTCGGGTGTGGGCGGAGACTGGTTCGACGTGATTCCCATGCCGGGCAGCCGGGTGGCACTGGCCGTCGGCGACGTGGTCGGCCACGGCCTCCACGCCGCCGCCACGATGGGACGACTGCGTACCGCGGTGCACAACTTCTCCTCCCTGGATCTGTCACCGGACGAGCTGCTGAGCCATCTGGACGACCTGGTCGGAACCATCGACCAGAACGAGGCGGCTCAGAGCGCGGCGGGCGTCGTGGGCGCCACCTGCCTGTACGGGATCTACGACCCCGTGACGCGCCGCTACGTCATGGCGCGGGCGGGGCATCTGGCGCCCGCGCTGGTCCGGCCCGACGGGACCGTCACCTTCCCGGACGTGCCCGCCGGCCCACCCCTGGGCCTCGGCGGCATGCCGTTCCAGACCGCGGAGCTGTGCCTCGCCGAGGGGACCCAGCTCGTCCTGTACACCGACGGTCTCATCGAGGACCGCAGGCGCGACCTGGACGTGGGAATGGGGCTGCTGCGCGATGCGCTCACCGGCCACCCCGGCCGAGCGCCCGAGGAGACCTGCCAGGCCGTGCTGGACCGTGTGCTCCCCGAGCGTCCCAAGGACGACGTCGCCCTGCTCGTCGCCCGCACGCGGCAACTGCCGCCCGACCGGGTCGCCGACTGGGACGTACCGCCGGACCCCGCCGCCGTCGCGGGCATGCGCGACGCCGTGTCGCGAAGGCTCGACTCCTGGGGCCTGTCGGAGCTCGGCTTCGCCATGGAGCTCATCCTGAGCGAGCTCATCACCAACGCCATCCGCTACGGCTCCGGGCCGATCCACGTGCGGCTGATCCACGACCGTACGCTGATCTGCGAAGTGGCGGACGGCAGCAGCACCTCACCGCATCTGCGGTACGCGGCGTCGACGGACGAGGGTGGCCGGGGCCTGTTCCTGGTGTCGCAGATGGCTGAGCGCTGGGGCACCCGGTACACCCCGCAGGGCAAGGTGATCTGGGCCGAACAGGCCCTGCCCTAG
- a CDS encoding class I SAM-dependent DNA methyltransferase produces MSSSPPGDLGYEDAVPDRTGQAEAFDAIGDHYDEAFPHKEGQVAAAEWLVDSLLAGSRVLDLGCGTGLPTARQLAEAGFEVVGVDLSGGMVALARKHVPDGTFHHVDIADLRPGGPRDLGRFDAVAAFFSLLMLPRTEIPLALRTVHHLLVPDGMFVLSMVEADVDDFSIPFLGRTIRVSGYLRDELRETVEATGFEIVEEASYTYAPASADVPPEVQIFLRCRRRD; encoded by the coding sequence GTGAGCAGCAGCCCTCCCGGCGACCTGGGCTACGAGGACGCAGTGCCTGACCGCACCGGCCAGGCCGAGGCCTTCGACGCCATCGGCGACCACTACGACGAGGCCTTCCCGCACAAGGAAGGGCAGGTCGCGGCCGCCGAGTGGCTCGTCGACTCCCTGCTGGCCGGGTCCCGCGTCCTGGACCTGGGATGCGGCACCGGGCTCCCGACCGCCCGACAGCTGGCGGAGGCGGGCTTCGAGGTCGTCGGTGTCGACCTGTCAGGCGGAATGGTCGCCCTTGCCCGCAAGCACGTGCCCGACGGCACTTTCCACCATGTGGACATCGCTGATCTGCGGCCGGGAGGACCCCGCGACCTCGGCCGGTTCGACGCGGTGGCCGCCTTCTTCTCCCTGCTCATGCTGCCGCGCACCGAGATCCCCCTCGCGCTGCGGACCGTCCACCATCTACTCGTGCCGGACGGCATGTTCGTGCTGTCGATGGTGGAGGCCGACGTGGACGACTTCTCGATCCCGTTCCTCGGTAGGACCATCCGGGTGTCCGGGTACCTGCGGGACGAGCTGAGGGAGACCGTCGAGGCGACCGGCTTCGAGATCGTCGAGGAGGCCTCCTACACCTACGCGCCCGCGAGCGCCGACGTACCGCCCGAGGTGCAGATCTTCCTGCGCTGCAGGCGGCGCGACTGA
- a CDS encoding SpoIIE family protein phosphatase, with protein sequence MRGPLTDRLRYLDEATRRIARGIDLDETLHELCRAAVPAFADTAFVHLSDPLPVGDEGPGSPAVLRLHSTDRAPPRDPADQGPGLPPETSADVRPADVIRPAADGRLAELLQAGQPVTGDAPGVAPALTELLGPGSAAGAAQRGPWLIIAPLHGRRHVMGSVVLIRRADRPAFTEDDLLVASQLATHTALGADKAALYLRETSVAAALQRTMLPPALPQPTGVRLASRYLPASQASQVGGDWYDAIPLPGNRVALVIGDVMGHSMTSAAIMGQLRTIVQTLAGLDLPPDEVLHHLDEQAERLGNEHMATCLYAMYDPVLHRLLVANAGHPPPVLLHTDGREEVLPIPPGAPIGVGRSVFETTEMHAPPGATLLLYTDGLVESRDSDVLSGVERLCAHLRAATAGPQPPALEVLCDQALGSLGTRDRDDDIALLAARFEGILPEAVAYWYMAPRPQTAGQARRLTRRTLHHWGLDAMVEPAELLVSEVVANAVRFASRPITLRLLRTDVLRCEVGDDSPQVPRMRHARLSDEGGRGLFLVDQLAERWGATRVSTGKVVWFELALPGLE encoded by the coding sequence CTGCGGGGACCGCTGACCGACCGGCTCCGCTACCTCGACGAGGCGACGCGCCGGATCGCCCGCGGCATCGATCTCGACGAGACGCTGCACGAACTGTGCCGGGCGGCCGTGCCGGCTTTCGCCGACACGGCCTTCGTCCACCTGTCCGATCCGTTGCCGGTCGGGGACGAAGGTCCCGGCTCCCCCGCCGTGCTGCGGCTGCACAGCACGGACCGGGCGCCGCCGAGGGATCCGGCCGACCAGGGGCCCGGTCTCCCACCGGAGACCTCGGCGGACGTGCGGCCGGCGGACGTCATACGTCCGGCTGCCGACGGCCGGCTGGCCGAGCTGCTGCAAGCCGGGCAGCCCGTGACGGGAGACGCCCCGGGAGTCGCTCCCGCCCTGACCGAGTTGCTGGGACCGGGCAGTGCTGCCGGAGCGGCGCAACGTGGACCGTGGCTGATCATCGCCCCGCTGCACGGCCGCCGCCACGTCATGGGGAGCGTCGTCCTCATCCGCCGCGCCGACCGGCCCGCCTTCACCGAAGACGACCTGCTCGTCGCCTCCCAGCTCGCCACCCACACCGCACTCGGCGCCGACAAGGCCGCGCTCTACCTCCGCGAGACCTCGGTCGCCGCCGCACTGCAGCGCACGATGCTCCCTCCGGCACTGCCCCAGCCGACCGGAGTCCGGCTGGCAAGCCGTTACCTGCCCGCCTCGCAGGCCTCCCAGGTGGGCGGCGACTGGTACGACGCGATCCCCCTGCCCGGCAACCGTGTCGCGCTGGTGATCGGCGACGTCATGGGCCATTCCATGACGTCGGCCGCCATCATGGGCCAGCTGCGCACCATCGTGCAGACCCTGGCCGGGCTCGACCTTCCTCCCGACGAGGTCCTGCACCACCTCGACGAGCAGGCGGAGCGGCTGGGCAACGAGCACATGGCGACCTGTCTGTACGCGATGTACGACCCCGTACTGCATCGACTGCTGGTCGCCAACGCCGGTCATCCACCCCCGGTGCTCCTCCACACGGACGGCCGGGAAGAGGTACTGCCGATCCCGCCCGGGGCACCGATCGGTGTCGGCAGGAGCGTCTTCGAGACCACCGAGATGCACGCGCCGCCCGGAGCGACTCTGCTGCTGTACACCGACGGGCTCGTCGAGTCCCGCGACTCGGACGTGCTGTCCGGCGTGGAGCGGTTGTGCGCACACCTGCGCGCCGCCACTGCCGGTCCGCAGCCCCCGGCGCTGGAAGTCCTGTGCGACCAGGCACTCGGCTCGCTGGGCACGCGCGACCGGGACGACGACATCGCGCTGCTCGCGGCACGGTTCGAGGGCATCCTGCCCGAGGCGGTGGCGTACTGGTACATGGCTCCACGGCCGCAGACCGCCGGGCAGGCACGCCGGCTGACGCGAAGGACCCTGCACCACTGGGGCCTCGACGCGATGGTGGAGCCGGCCGAACTGCTGGTCAGCGAGGTGGTGGCGAACGCCGTACGCTTCGCGTCCCGGCCGATCACCCTGCGCCTGCTCCGCACGGACGTACTCCGCTGCGAAGTGGGCGACGACTCGCCGCAGGTGCCGAGAATGCGGCACGCCAGGCTGAGTGACGAGGGTGGCCGGGGACTCTTTCTGGTCGACCAGCTGGCGGAGCGCTGGGGGGCGACCAGGGTGAGCACGGGCAAGGTCGTCTGGTTCGAGCTGGCGCTGCCCGGCCTGGAATGA
- a CDS encoding PadR family transcriptional regulator: MALEHAILVSLLEKPGSGYELARRFERSIGYFWTATHQQIYRVLKRMESEGWVEARDVPQQGRPDKKEYSVADLGRAALSSWLHDPIEPESVRHDLAVKIRGAAFDDPAALIREVERHRHAHRDRLAHYLAGEERDFTGAAAGAAAPQAPLDAERELQHVVLRGGIAYERMMIGWLDDVLATLARFGPAH, translated from the coding sequence ATGGCGCTCGAACACGCGATCCTGGTGTCGCTCTTGGAGAAGCCTGGGTCCGGCTATGAGCTGGCCCGGCGTTTCGAACGGTCCATCGGCTACTTCTGGACCGCGACCCACCAACAGATCTATCGCGTACTGAAGCGCATGGAGAGCGAGGGCTGGGTCGAAGCCCGGGACGTCCCGCAGCAAGGACGGCCGGACAAGAAGGAGTACTCCGTCGCCGACCTCGGCCGGGCCGCGCTGTCCTCGTGGTTGCACGATCCGATCGAGCCGGAGAGCGTCCGCCACGACCTGGCCGTGAAGATCCGGGGTGCCGCCTTCGACGACCCGGCTGCCCTGATCCGCGAGGTGGAGCGGCACCGGCACGCGCACCGGGACCGGCTGGCGCACTATCTGGCAGGCGAGGAGCGGGACTTCACGGGGGCCGCAGCGGGCGCGGCCGCTCCACAGGCGCCGCTGGACGCGGAGCGGGAGCTCCAGCACGTCGTCTTGCGCGGCGGTATCGCGTACGAGCGGATGATGATCGGCTGGCTGGACGACGTGCTCGCCACGCTGGCCCGGTTCGGCCCGGCCCACTGA
- a CDS encoding acyl-CoA dehydrogenase family protein encodes MADQLLFNPRTYDPAHFDPETRRLLRATVDWFEQRGKRQLIEDYRSRAWLGDFLAFAAKESLFATFLTPSSAAGEGQPDKRWDTARIAALNEILGFYGLDYWYAWQVTILGLGPVWQSDNAAARARAAELLAQGEVFAFGLSEKAHGADIYSTDMLLEPDGDGGFRATGSKYYIGNGNAAGLVSVFGRRTDVEGPDGYVFFAADSRHPAYHLVKNVVDSSKFVSEFRLDDYPVTSDDVLHTGRAAFDAALNTVNVGKFNLCTASIGICEHAMYEAVTHAHNRVLYGRPVTAFPHVRRELTDAYVRLVGMKLFSDRAVDYFRSAGPDDRRYLLFNPMTKMKVTTEGEKVIDLMWDVIAAKGFEKDNYFSQAAVEIRGLPKLEGTVHVNLALILKFMRNHLLDPAEYPGVPTRLDAADDDFLFRQGPARGLGSVRFHDWRPAFEAYAHLPNVARLREQADALCEFVAAAAPDAEQSRDLDLVLSIGQLFALVVHGQLVLEQARLTGLDEDVLDELFAVLVRDFSGHAVELHGKDSATEQQQEWALASVRRPVVDEARTERVWQRVEALSGTYEMAQ; translated from the coding sequence ATGGCTGACCAACTGCTCTTCAACCCGCGCACCTACGACCCCGCGCACTTCGACCCCGAGACCCGCCGCTTGCTGCGTGCCACCGTCGACTGGTTCGAGCAGCGCGGGAAGCGGCAGCTCATCGAGGACTACCGGTCCCGCGCCTGGCTCGGTGACTTCCTCGCCTTCGCCGCGAAGGAGAGCCTGTTCGCCACATTTCTGACGCCGTCGTCCGCTGCGGGAGAGGGGCAGCCGGACAAGCGGTGGGACACCGCCCGCATCGCCGCGCTCAACGAGATCCTCGGTTTCTACGGCCTGGACTACTGGTACGCATGGCAGGTCACCATCCTCGGCCTCGGCCCGGTCTGGCAGAGCGACAACGCCGCCGCCCGTGCCCGCGCCGCAGAACTCCTTGCGCAGGGAGAGGTGTTCGCGTTCGGCCTGTCCGAGAAGGCCCACGGCGCCGACATCTACTCCACCGACATGCTGCTCGAGCCCGACGGCGACGGCGGCTTCCGCGCCACTGGCTCCAAGTACTACATCGGCAACGGCAACGCCGCCGGACTCGTCTCCGTCTTCGGCCGTCGTACCGACGTCGAGGGCCCCGACGGCTACGTGTTCTTCGCCGCCGACAGCCGTCATCCGGCCTACCACCTGGTCAAGAACGTCGTCGACTCGTCCAAGTTCGTCAGCGAGTTCCGCCTGGACGACTATCCCGTGACGTCCGATGACGTCCTGCACACCGGCCGCGCGGCCTTCGACGCCGCCCTGAACACGGTCAACGTCGGCAAGTTCAACCTGTGCACCGCCTCGATCGGCATCTGCGAGCACGCGATGTACGAGGCCGTCACCCACGCCCACAACCGTGTCCTCTACGGCCGCCCCGTCACCGCCTTCCCGCACGTGCGACGCGAGCTGACCGACGCATACGTCAGGCTCGTCGGCATGAAGCTGTTCAGCGACCGCGCTGTCGACTACTTCCGCTCCGCCGGCCCGGACGACCGCCGCTACCTGCTCTTCAACCCGATGACGAAGATGAAGGTGACCACGGAGGGCGAGAAGGTCATCGACCTGATGTGGGACGTCATCGCCGCCAAGGGCTTCGAGAAGGACAACTACTTCAGCCAGGCGGCCGTGGAGATCCGGGGCCTGCCGAAGCTGGAGGGCACGGTCCACGTCAACCTGGCGCTGATCTTGAAGTTCATGCGCAACCATCTCCTCGACCCGGCCGAGTACCCGGGTGTGCCTACCCGTCTCGACGCGGCCGACGACGACTTCCTGTTCCGGCAGGGACCGGCCCGAGGCCTGGGCTCAGTGCGCTTCCACGACTGGCGCCCGGCCTTCGAGGCGTACGCGCATCTGCCCAACGTCGCTCGCCTGCGCGAACAGGCCGACGCGCTCTGCGAGTTCGTCGCCGCGGCCGCCCCCGACGCGGAGCAGAGCCGCGACCTCGACCTCGTCCTCTCGATCGGCCAGCTCTTCGCGCTCGTCGTGCACGGGCAGCTCGTCCTGGAGCAGGCCCGCTTGACCGGACTCGACGAGGACGTACTCGACGAACTCTTCGCCGTGCTCGTACGGGACTTCTCCGGGCACGCCGTCGAACTGCACGGCAAGGACTCGGCAACCGAGCAGCAGCAAGAGTGGGCGCTGGCCTCGGTCCGGCGGCCGGTCGTCGACGAGGCGCGCACGGAGCGAGTCTGGCAGCGGGTCGAGGCGCTGTCCGGCACGTACGAGATGGCCCAGTAG
- a CDS encoding protein kinase domain-containing protein has product MIGSPGYLAPEQVSAGESGAPGDVFSLAAVLVYAATGRGPFSSPNGEFSPTVLLYRIVHQEPNVDGVPAPLVPLLGSCLTKDPEQRATPTPSVCCWRMGGRCGIWPQLLPDGWRRISPCERRRRAR; this is encoded by the coding sequence GTGATCGGTTCTCCCGGCTACCTGGCGCCGGAGCAGGTGAGTGCCGGGGAATCGGGTGCGCCGGGTGACGTCTTCTCGCTGGCCGCGGTACTGGTGTACGCGGCGACAGGTCGGGGCCCGTTCTCCAGCCCGAACGGCGAGTTCTCGCCCACGGTGCTGCTCTACCGCATCGTGCACCAGGAGCCGAACGTCGACGGCGTTCCGGCGCCCCTGGTCCCGCTCCTGGGGTCCTGTCTGACCAAGGACCCCGAGCAGCGGGCCACGCCGACACCGTCAGTGTGCTGTTGGCGCATGGGCGGCCGGTGCGGTATCTGGCCGCAGTTGCTGCCCGATGGCTGGAGAAGGATCTCGCCGTGCGAGAGGAGGAGGCGCGCGCGTTGA
- a CDS encoding LysR family transcriptional regulator, giving the protein MNLASLDLNLVVALRALLQERNVTRAGRRIGLSQPAMSAALARLRRHFDDDLLARVGGGYELTALGQALLDRTTTACDLLERVFASQAEFDPSREEHEFTLIASDYAVAVFGAELARTVQAEAPGIRLRFKQVPNEIIDNTGPLLSTVDGLLLPHGIIRGFPTVELYQDSWVFLVADDNPEVGEQLTLDDLARLPWVTYQRAYDAPAARQIATLGIEPRVAVSVDSFQLMPLLVAGTRRVALLQRRLADELDGLAHVRIMEPPYDAVPIQQALWWHPVHLHDAAHMWLRETTARVAEAVEAGRATICSPPS; this is encoded by the coding sequence GTGAACCTGGCCAGCCTGGACCTCAACCTCGTCGTTGCCCTGCGCGCCCTCCTGCAGGAGCGCAACGTCACCAGGGCCGGCCGGCGCATCGGGCTCAGTCAACCCGCCATGAGCGCGGCCCTGGCCCGGCTGCGCCGCCACTTCGACGACGACCTGCTCGCCCGGGTGGGCGGAGGGTACGAACTGACCGCCCTCGGGCAGGCCCTCCTCGACCGAACCACCACCGCATGCGACCTGCTGGAGCGCGTCTTCGCCAGCCAGGCCGAATTCGATCCCTCCCGCGAGGAGCACGAGTTCACGCTGATCGCCTCGGACTATGCGGTTGCCGTCTTCGGCGCCGAGCTCGCCCGCACCGTCCAAGCCGAGGCACCAGGCATCCGGCTGAGGTTCAAGCAGGTACCGAACGAAATCATCGACAATACCGGGCCGCTGCTCAGCACCGTGGACGGGCTACTGCTGCCCCACGGCATCATTCGAGGCTTCCCCACGGTCGAGCTCTACCAGGACAGCTGGGTCTTCCTCGTCGCCGACGACAACCCCGAGGTCGGCGAGCAGCTGACCCTCGACGATCTGGCCCGACTGCCGTGGGTGACGTACCAACGTGCCTACGACGCCCCCGCCGCCCGCCAGATCGCCACGCTCGGCATCGAGCCGCGCGTGGCGGTCTCGGTCGACAGTTTCCAGCTGATGCCACTCCTGGTCGCGGGCACCCGCCGGGTAGCTCTCCTTCAGAGGCGTCTCGCCGACGAGCTGGACGGACTCGCACACGTCCGCATCATGGAACCGCCCTATGACGCCGTGCCGATCCAGCAGGCCTTGTGGTGGCATCCGGTACACCTGCACGACGCGGCGCACATGTGGCTGCGGGAGACGACGGCCCGGGTCGCCGAGGCCGTGGAGGCGGGGCGGGCGACGATCTGCAGTCCGCCGAGTTGA